The Candidatus Alcyoniella australis genomic interval TCACCGCGGCGTCGCCTGCCAACACCTCTTCGCGCGCCGGGCCGCCGGGATACCAGATGTCCTCGCAGATCGTCACTCCCAGACGACGCCCCCCAAGGTCGATCACCAGCGACGAACAGCCTTTCTGGAAATTGCGGTCCTCGTCGAACACGCCGTAGTTGGGCAAGGAGCGCTTGTGGTAGACCGCCTCCACTACGCCCTCGTGCAGCACGGCCGCCGCGTTGTAGGCGTCCTCCACCAGGTCGGCGAAACCGACCACCGCCGTAATGTCACCGACCTGGGAAGCGATCTGCTCGATCGCCTCAATGTTCTGCTCCAGAAACTGTGGGCGCAGCAGCAGGTCTTCAGGCGGGTAGCCGGCTACCGCCAGCTCGGGCAGCAGCACCAGATCGCAGCCCGCCTTTTGGGCTCGCAGGATGTACTCCAAAATCTTGCGCGAGTTCCCCTCGAGGTCTCCCACGCAGGCGTTTATTTGTGCTAGGCCGATACGAATGCTCAACGCACTCCCTCCAAGTTCAGGTCACAGGCCGAATCCTATCAAAAACCGAGGCGAAAGATTACAACGCACTGCTTTGATTTTGGCATTCAACTCATTCATCATTGCCGCGTTGCGCCCGTAAGCCACTAAGGAGCATTGTCATGCGAATTCCCTGGACCGTGTTGTTCGTCCTTTTACTAAGCGTGCTCGCCGTGGGCCTGCTCGCCTCGTGCGAGGCTGACGACGACGATGATGACGACGACGACACCGGAGACGACGACGACATCAACTTCGACCCGCCCGAGATTACCGACGGGTACTCCTATATCCCCTGCGGGACTTTCCTGATGGGCAGTCCAGCCGACGAGACGGGCAGGCGCGAAAACGAGGCGCAGCATCAGGTCTCGTTTAGCCACGACTTCGAGCTGATGCAGCAAGAGGTAACCCAGGAGCAGTTCGAGGCGTTTCTCGGATTCAACCCCAGCTTCTACCCCGAGTTCGGCACCGACGGACTGACCCTGCCGGTGGAGCAGGTAAGCTGGTACGACGCCTTGGCCTATGCCAATAAAACGTCCGAGGCCTATGGCCTGCCGGTGTGCTACAACCTGAGCAACATCGTCTGCGACGACGAGGCCGCGGGCGATAGCCTGAGCTATTGCAGCGCGCAAGGCGGCATCTGGTCCGCCGACGTGGCGCTCAACGGCACCGACTTGGTCTACGGCTGCCAGGGATTCCGCCTGCCCACCGAGGCCGAGTGGGAATACGCCGTACGCGCCGAGACCACCACGCCGTTCTCCAGCGGCGAGCTGCTCAACCCGGCATGCACGCCGCTGGATTACAACCTGGACCGCGTGGCCTGGTACTGCGGCAACTCCAACGACAAAACCCACAGCGTCGGGCTGCGGGAGCCCAACCCCTGGAACCTGTTCGACGTCTACGGCAACGTGATGGAGTGGACCAACGACTGGTACGCCGACGATCCGGGCGATCAGCTGGTCGACCCTGCGGGCCCAGCCGAGGGTTACTTCAAAGTCGCTCGCGGCGGCGCGGCGCGCTTTAGCTCGCCGGTATTTTGCCGCTCGGCTTTTCGCACCGGACACTCGGTCGATTATCAGGGTCGCCGCGTAGGGTTCCGCCTGGCGCGCTCATTGGAGACGACCTACCCGTTCAACGTCTGCGGCGAGGCCGACCCCGAGCTGAAGATCGCGCCCGCGCCCGAGAAAGACGCGACCCTCGATCTGCCGCGCTCGCTGCCGTTCGAGTACACCCGCGAGCCCGCCGGCATTCCGCCCAGCCAGGCCGAAATCAACGAGTTCACACGCGAGATCACCGCTTTCTGGGCCGACACCGACTACTTCAACTGGAACTACTGGCTCAGCCACGGTATGCACGCGAGCAATCCCAACGGCACTCCGGACTACAAGCTGTATTGGCAGGATTTCGTGGTGCAAAAGCAGGGCGACCTGGTGACCTTCGAGCATACGGGCAACGCCGACAACATCATGATCCGAACCGGCAAGCTGTTTAACAACACTGCGGCGCTCTACCTCGAGACCGGCGATCCCGAACTGGGTGCGCTGCTCGAACAGTTGTGCAAGGGCGTGGTCGCGCTGTTCTGGGGCTTCCAATGGACTGAAGACGATCCCGAGCCCTACCTGATGCCGCGCGCGCACTTCACCGAGGACCATAGCTACGTGGAGAACGGCAAAGACGTGGCCGTGACCTACGACGGCTCCAAGCACACCAGCACCGATTGGAACGGCCGCTCCTTCCCCAACGACTACAATCCCTATTGGGAAGGGGTCTGGGTGCGCTCGATGCGCTCCAAAGACGACGTGCCGCACATCTACCGCATGATCCCCTGGCTGATGTACCTGATCCAGGACGCGCCGGACGAGTCGGTGCGCGAACAGGCCGCCGAGGCGCTGGACTATTTACAACGCTTCGCCCGCGACATCGTGGACACCGGCTATTACATCCGCTCCAAGGATGAGCAGGGCAACGAGATGCTCCCGCTGAACCTGGACAACAACATGGTCGCCGACCTGGCGAGCTTCGTGATCTACGAGGGCCTGGATCCCAACGCCGAGTGCAACCCCAAGCTGTCCTCGGCCTTGATCGGCTACGGCTCGGCGCTGGACGTCTCGTGCGGCAACGGCATTGGCGAGATCTACGAGTGGGTGGCGACCAACGGCCACTACTTCAATTACGCGATCATCCGCTACTTCCACGTGGCCACTGTCACCAACGCGCTGATCAACGGCGAGGACGAGGTAGCCTACTGGCTAATCTCCGGCCTGGAACGCCGCGCCGACGAATACATGGCGGGCAACGGCAACTGGCAGGATGCCGCAGACTGGGACGCCGACCTGGCCGCCTATCTGCTGATCGCCGGTGCGGCCGGCCTGCCGCTAACAGCGCAGGAAGCGCGCTTCGTCATCGAGCAGTACAGCCTCTCGGCCCAGCACTACGCGACCTGGCCCTACTGGAACATGTACGACCCCTCGATCCCCGACGGCCAGTACCGCTACGCCCCGGACCGCGCGGCCGAGGGCTATCGGGTGTTGCGCTCCACAGAGGTGGAGTACCTGATCGAGTACTGCGCCTCGCCGTTTAAAAACCCGGCCAGCGTCGATCCAGTGGACTGCGACGCGGTCCTCGATCCCACCCAGTGGGGGCTGTAATAGCTTAGAGCAACGTCAATCGCTAAATGGAAAAGGCCCGGGAGCAATCCCGGGCCTTTTGTTGTTGTCGTTACGTCAGCATACGGGATCTATTGTTGGCGCTATCACTAGACATGAGTGCGCAAGTACCGTTGCCGGATCCTGCATCCTATAATATGCGGCTATATCAGGAGGCTTTTACCAGCTGTAATCTAATCTCCAACCAGTTTCACGTCGAAGCCCAGCCAGCGGATCGCACGTAACATTCTGTTGTTACATATTGGGATATCTTCGTTGTTCACCCAACCGAGAAGCTCCTGGACATTACTGCGACCAAATTGCTGAATTTTATAGGCTGGGTCGAAGATGCAACGGCCCATACGCTCGATAAAATCTCCCTGTCCATAGAGCAGGTATTTCACCGAGTTACGCACATCTACCAAATTATTGCGTTGTTTGAAGTCCCGCATGTGAGCTGCATGACCACCTGGGTAGAAGCGTAGACGGTCATAGAACGAATGCTCACATGAGAAAGCTTCAATCATTTCTTCCATTGTCGCGCGGTCTATTAAAGCTGGTGAACCAAGGATACGTGTGATAGTGGGATAGAACTTGGGCACCACCGTGTCAAAGATGTAATGCCAATCTTTTTCATGCCAGTCTTGAATCACCTTTCGCGTTTTATCTTCAGATCCAGCAGGCGATAAGATCGGCTCTGCTAAGTAGCTGTCGCCTTTCGTATACGTTTCGCGGACGAAGCTGAGGAACTCTGCAATTTCGAGACGAAGAGGCAATTCGGAGTTGGGTACTTTTCGTCGTCCGATATCTCGGTATACCCGCTCGACCGTGCGATGGGCATCCAGGAACTCCTGATATGTCTTACGGTATTCCTCTAAAAATGATCCTGAAGCGCTCTGTTTCGGTCGGTCCAGAGTAATGTTAGGCATGACAACTTCACCAATCACCTCTTTGACTTTTTGATCCAGATCGCGTGATCCATCGTGGTATTTCTCGAACTCTCGGGTGTATACATCAAGACATCTGGCGTCGAAGACCTTTGCCGCG includes:
- a CDS encoding formylglycine-generating enzyme family protein, producing MRIPWTVLFVLLLSVLAVGLLASCEADDDDDDDDDTGDDDDINFDPPEITDGYSYIPCGTFLMGSPADETGRRENEAQHQVSFSHDFELMQQEVTQEQFEAFLGFNPSFYPEFGTDGLTLPVEQVSWYDALAYANKTSEAYGLPVCYNLSNIVCDDEAAGDSLSYCSAQGGIWSADVALNGTDLVYGCQGFRLPTEAEWEYAVRAETTTPFSSGELLNPACTPLDYNLDRVAWYCGNSNDKTHSVGLREPNPWNLFDVYGNVMEWTNDWYADDPGDQLVDPAGPAEGYFKVARGGAARFSSPVFCRSAFRTGHSVDYQGRRVGFRLARSLETTYPFNVCGEADPELKIAPAPEKDATLDLPRSLPFEYTREPAGIPPSQAEINEFTREITAFWADTDYFNWNYWLSHGMHASNPNGTPDYKLYWQDFVVQKQGDLVTFEHTGNADNIMIRTGKLFNNTAALYLETGDPELGALLEQLCKGVVALFWGFQWTEDDPEPYLMPRAHFTEDHSYVENGKDVAVTYDGSKHTSTDWNGRSFPNDYNPYWEGVWVRSMRSKDDVPHIYRMIPWLMYLIQDAPDESVREQAAEALDYLQRFARDIVDTGYYIRSKDEQGNEMLPLNLDNNMVADLASFVIYEGLDPNAECNPKLSSALIGYGSALDVSCGNGIGEIYEWVATNGHYFNYAIIRYFHVATVTNALINGEDEVAYWLISGLERRADEYMAGNGNWQDAADWDADLAAYLLIAGAAGLPLTAQEARFVIEQYSLSAQHYATWPYWNMYDPSIPDGQYRYAPDRAAEGYRVLRSTEVEYLIEYCASPFKNPASVDPVDCDAVLDPTQWGL
- a CDS encoding phospholipase D family protein; the protein is MDGLFANTNRRRDFLFNAFSEYSVPPCRVYIASAFFTNADIVLDLAKRKCRIQLVVRLGYPTDPKALKSVLNKEGIQVRFFTDTHFHPKLYIFDERCAIVGSANLTKDGLERNIEVNVAVGVDDPRYTELMSLFVGYWGAAKVFDARCLDVYTREFEKYHDGSRDLDQKVKEVIGEVVMPNITLDRPKQSASGSFLEEYRKTYQEFLDAHRTVERVYRDIGRRKVPNSELPLRLEIAEFLSFVRETYTKGDSYLAEPILSPAGSEDKTRKVIQDWHEKDWHYIFDTVVPKFYPTITRILGSPALIDRATMEEMIEAFSCEHSFYDRLRFYPGGHAAHMRDFKQRNNLVDVRNSVKYLLYGQGDFIERMGRCIFDPAYKIQQFGRSNVQELLGWVNNEDIPICNNRMLRAIRWLGFDVKLVGD